A genomic region of Methanosarcina thermophila TM-1 contains the following coding sequences:
- the hdrA2 gene encoding CoB-CoM heterodisulfide reductase HdrA2 produces MRIGVYICHCGLNIAGVIDVLALQEMAAELEDVVLAREVQFLCSDSGQEGIIKDIKENKIDRVVIAACSPRLHEKTFRHVMEKAGLNPYLMEMVNIREQCSWVHADDPQMATQKAFDLIRMGVAKAKFLKELSATNSKASRNVLIIGGGVAGIEAALNLADAGFPVTMVEKESTIGGKMALMNEVFPTNDCSICVLAPKMTEVQNHPNITLYTYSEVTDISGSVGKFHVKVKRKPRFILEDKCKGCVDLCAEVCPVEIENPMNYGIGKTRAIYMPIPQAVPQVVLIDPDHCVGCGLCSQACPADAVDYEQKPEEIEFEAGAVIVSTGYQLFDASRKKEYGFGKYPDVITNMQLERMLNSAGPTGGRVIVPSTGKPPKSVAFIQCVGSRDKTVGNEYCSRVCCMAALKNAQMIKERYPDTEITIHYIDIRAAGEMYEEYYARTQAMGVDFIRGKVAEIYAGEDGRPVLRYENTLECRVEEEACDLVVLSTGYEPTEAAENIGRMLNLARRPDRFFASAHPKMRPVDAPVSGVFLAGCASGPKEIQVSIAQGSACASKVMQLLGTGELEADPMGAHVDPEKCIGCRTCLEVCKFGKITMENKKALVDEVSCYGCGDCSAACPAGAIQMKNFENEQILAQVRAATAYKSQSPFIVAFLCNWCSYACADLTGMSRLHYPTNIRVVRTMCSARVSPEFVLEALKGGADGVLVAGCRMDECHYIHGNYDAKRRMDVLKEVISDIGLDPRRLRTLWISAAEGERFSNTITEFVKELEEIGPIGTELKIKETGIGDTGNELGEVAQ; encoded by the coding sequence ATGCGAATCGGAGTCTATATTTGCCACTGCGGGTTGAATATTGCGGGAGTAATAGATGTACTGGCTCTGCAGGAAATGGCAGCTGAACTGGAAGATGTGGTGCTCGCCCGGGAAGTACAGTTTCTGTGTTCCGATTCCGGACAGGAAGGCATCATAAAGGATATAAAAGAAAATAAAATCGATAGGGTCGTAATAGCTGCATGCTCCCCGAGGCTGCACGAAAAGACCTTCAGGCACGTGATGGAAAAAGCCGGGCTAAACCCCTACCTAATGGAGATGGTAAATATAAGGGAGCAGTGCTCCTGGGTGCATGCCGATGACCCCCAGATGGCGACCCAGAAAGCTTTTGACCTTATAAGGATGGGAGTTGCAAAGGCAAAGTTCCTTAAGGAGCTGAGTGCAACAAATTCCAAAGCAAGCCGAAATGTGCTTATCATAGGAGGAGGAGTTGCCGGAATTGAGGCAGCCCTGAATCTTGCTGACGCCGGTTTTCCGGTCACGATGGTAGAAAAGGAATCCACTATAGGAGGCAAAATGGCTCTGATGAATGAGGTCTTCCCCACTAATGACTGCTCCATCTGTGTACTTGCCCCTAAAATGACAGAAGTCCAGAACCATCCTAATATTACTCTTTACACATATTCCGAAGTCACTGATATTTCAGGGTCAGTCGGCAAATTCCATGTAAAAGTCAAACGCAAACCGAGATTCATACTTGAAGATAAATGCAAAGGCTGTGTCGATCTCTGCGCAGAGGTCTGTCCTGTAGAAATCGAGAATCCCATGAATTACGGAATCGGAAAGACCAGAGCCATATATATGCCAATTCCTCAGGCTGTTCCGCAGGTGGTGCTTATAGATCCCGACCACTGTGTAGGCTGTGGATTATGTTCACAGGCATGCCCTGCCGATGCCGTAGACTACGAACAAAAACCTGAAGAGATTGAGTTTGAAGCCGGGGCAGTAATCGTTTCAACGGGGTACCAGCTCTTTGATGCATCTAGGAAAAAGGAGTACGGGTTCGGGAAATACCCTGATGTTATAACAAACATGCAGCTTGAGCGCATGCTTAACTCGGCAGGGCCTACAGGCGGACGGGTTATTGTGCCTTCCACAGGCAAGCCCCCGAAAAGCGTGGCTTTCATCCAGTGCGTCGGGTCAAGGGATAAAACCGTTGGGAATGAGTACTGCTCAAGGGTTTGCTGCATGGCTGCACTCAAAAATGCCCAGATGATTAAGGAACGCTACCCTGATACCGAGATCACGATCCATTACATTGACATCCGGGCTGCAGGGGAGATGTATGAAGAATACTACGCAAGGACGCAGGCTATGGGTGTTGATTTCATTCGGGGAAAGGTTGCGGAAATTTATGCAGGCGAAGACGGCAGGCCCGTACTCAGGTATGAAAACACCCTGGAGTGCCGGGTCGAAGAAGAAGCCTGCGACCTTGTAGTGCTCTCTACGGGTTACGAGCCCACCGAAGCGGCAGAAAATATAGGCAGAATGCTGAATCTTGCCCGACGGCCAGACAGGTTCTTTGCAAGCGCCCACCCAAAGATGCGCCCTGTAGATGCCCCTGTCAGCGGGGTTTTCCTTGCAGGCTGCGCCTCAGGACCCAAAGAAATTCAGGTCTCAATTGCCCAGGGCAGTGCATGTGCATCCAAGGTAATGCAGCTTCTCGGAACAGGCGAGCTTGAAGCCGATCCTATGGGAGCTCATGTTGATCCTGAAAAATGCATAGGATGCAGAACCTGTCTTGAGGTCTGCAAATTCGGGAAAATCACTATGGAAAATAAGAAAGCTTTAGTAGACGAGGTTTCATGTTATGGCTGTGGAGACTGCAGTGCAGCCTGCCCTGCTGGAGCAATCCAGATGAAGAATTTCGAAAACGAACAGATTCTAGCCCAGGTCCGGGCTGCAACTGCGTACAAATCCCAGAGTCCTTTCATAGTGGCTTTCCTCTGCAACTGGTGCAGTTATGCCTGTGCAGACCTTACCGGAATGTCGCGGCTTCATTATCCGACAAATATCCGAGTTGTGCGTACGATGTGCTCTGCAAGGGTAAGCCCCGAATTCGTACTTGAGGCTTTAAAAGGTGGAGCTGATGGAGTGCTTGTTGCAGGCTGCAGGATGGACGAGTGCCATTATATACATGGGAATTATGATGCAAAACGAAGAATGGACGTTTTAAAGGAAGTCATAAGCGATATTGGACTCGATCCCCGACGGCTGAGAACCCTGTGGATCTCTGCTGCTGAAGGAGAACGTTTCTCAAATACTATTACTGAGTTTGTAAAGGAGCTTGAAGAGATTGGCCCAATAGGCACCGAGCTCAAGATTAAGGAGACGGGAATTGGAGATACTGGAAACGAACTAGGGGAGGTGGCACAGTGA
- a CDS encoding 4Fe-4S binding protein produces MSEEYTEREVHLCRGCCEAGENEVIEAETEEFETEDLEAEAPETAEEESQERITVTTSMDLQGSHFIYTQATEKSIKTLDYDYKRCNGCGICAEICPTKALEMGPIHEIATGLDAPAVIMDLEKCTFCRMCSNLCPMHAITFEAVGEVPDENQYPKYDTYVKINEKCLPCALCEGACPQDAIEVEFTFPKKEEIAPFKEGAEGEIAIDTEKCNFCGICARFCDAFILLEREPTPENPVPFEQLLVDEDKCDYCVLCQDICPEEAIKVKGERPCEAPKVEGKVTVDELKCTQCARCKAVCPYEAVDLQKPMEGQLSLIDKNLKECDPQGCRGCFNVCPSELWYVPTDPEDPRKIAFKEDFCMYCGACVKACHLDAIKVDRTEIHHTEIPDTPWAAQWRDAIESLKTGVRKGVDRAVPRETETLKAQKFMGVEPPGVDEELLAAVQAKLEALMPALRSAKIRKLWETDSPKNVVAAVKKKIEIES; encoded by the coding sequence GTGAGCGAGGAGTACACAGAACGGGAAGTTCATTTATGCAGGGGATGCTGCGAAGCCGGAGAAAACGAAGTTATAGAGGCTGAAACTGAGGAGTTCGAAACCGAAGATCTCGAAGCTGAAGCACCCGAGACTGCTGAGGAAGAATCCCAGGAAAGGATTACGGTTACAACCAGCATGGATCTCCAGGGTTCCCATTTTATCTATACCCAGGCAACCGAGAAGTCTATCAAAACCCTGGATTATGACTACAAGCGCTGTAATGGCTGTGGGATCTGTGCTGAAATCTGCCCAACAAAAGCCCTTGAAATGGGTCCAATTCATGAGATTGCAACCGGGCTTGATGCACCTGCGGTAATCATGGATCTTGAGAAGTGTACTTTCTGCAGAATGTGCTCAAACCTTTGCCCTATGCATGCCATCACCTTTGAAGCTGTGGGAGAGGTTCCTGATGAGAATCAGTACCCCAAGTATGATACTTATGTTAAGATAAACGAGAAGTGCCTCCCCTGTGCGCTCTGTGAGGGAGCCTGCCCTCAGGATGCAATCGAAGTTGAGTTCACCTTCCCGAAAAAAGAAGAAATTGCGCCTTTTAAGGAAGGGGCAGAGGGAGAAATTGCAATTGACACTGAGAAATGCAATTTCTGTGGAATCTGCGCCCGGTTCTGTGACGCTTTCATCCTGCTCGAGCGCGAACCCACTCCTGAAAATCCCGTGCCTTTCGAGCAGTTGCTTGTAGATGAGGATAAATGCGATTACTGTGTGCTCTGCCAGGATATCTGCCCCGAGGAAGCAATAAAAGTTAAAGGAGAACGTCCCTGCGAGGCTCCAAAGGTCGAGGGGAAAGTCACGGTAGACGAACTGAAGTGTACGCAGTGTGCCCGCTGTAAAGCGGTCTGCCCGTATGAAGCCGTAGACCTGCAAAAGCCTATGGAAGGGCAGCTGAGCCTTATAGATAAGAATCTGAAGGAGTGTGATCCGCAGGGCTGCCGCGGCTGTTTCAACGTTTGTCCCTCGGAACTGTGGTATGTGCCTACCGATCCTGAAGACCCGCGGAAAATTGCTTTTAAAGAGGATTTCTGTATGTACTGTGGAGCCTGTGTGAAAGCCTGCCATCTTGACGCCATTAAAGTGGATAGGACAGAAATTCACCATACCGAGATTCCTGATACTCCCTGGGCTGCGCAGTGGAGGGATGCAATTGAGTCCCTGAAGACAGGAGTAAGGAAAGGCGTCGACCGTGCCGTTCCCAGGGAAACCGAGACCCTTAAAGCCCAGAAGTTCATGGGCGTTGAGCCTCCTGGAGTTGATGAAGAACTTCTTGCAGCCGTGCAGGCAAAGCTCGAAGCCCTTATGCCAGCTCTCAGGAGCGCTAAAATCAGGAAACTCTGGGAAACCGACTCTCCGAAAAATGTAGTCGCAGCCGTGAAAAAGAAAATCGAAATCGAAAGCTGA
- a CDS encoding formylmethanofuran dehydrogenase subunit B, whose translation MEKNYYVCTGCGLLCDDIEVESEKNVVNKVYTACRVGVAHMKETRGEVGFRVDNTPVDEATAINEAVSILKNAKNPLIFGLGNSTDETQKLAIELAKKINATLDDTSSFCLGPLSEAIIQNKLKTCTLDDVRNKADVIIYWGTDPSDSHPRLLSKHSYFPRGSEKQRGWEEERTAIAIDVRKSHTAKICGNYFFQIPPKGDAEFIDALIAGLSGKIPKTSYNFPPKRILELANILKGAKFGVIFVGRGLIYSIDDLEPLFKLMKVLNEKANFHLIPMVSSCNIVGFNEKLFAETGYVNSVKFEDGTVKHGPEYSIVESLKAKTVDAALIIGTDPFSILPHSIVKNLLEIPVISIDHCETLTSKHAKVYINTTISGVESGGSATRMDGVKVSFEPVIKTDHPSEEVILKKIMEAL comes from the coding sequence ATGGAGAAAAACTATTATGTGTGCACAGGCTGTGGACTCCTTTGCGATGATATAGAGGTTGAATCCGAGAAAAACGTAGTAAATAAAGTTTACACAGCCTGCAGAGTAGGTGTAGCCCACATGAAGGAAACCAGGGGCGAAGTAGGTTTCCGTGTTGATAACACACCTGTTGATGAGGCAACTGCAATCAATGAGGCAGTATCAATTCTCAAGAATGCAAAAAATCCCCTGATCTTCGGGCTCGGGAATTCTACAGATGAAACTCAGAAACTGGCAATCGAGCTTGCAAAAAAAATCAACGCAACGCTTGATGATACATCCTCCTTCTGTCTGGGTCCTCTGTCAGAGGCTATCATTCAAAATAAGCTTAAGACCTGCACTCTTGACGACGTGAGGAATAAAGCTGATGTAATTATATACTGGGGAACAGACCCATCGGACTCTCATCCTCGCCTTCTTTCAAAGCATTCCTATTTCCCCAGAGGAAGCGAAAAGCAACGGGGCTGGGAAGAAGAAAGAACAGCAATTGCAATAGATGTTCGGAAGTCTCATACTGCAAAGATCTGCGGGAATTATTTCTTCCAGATTCCTCCAAAAGGAGATGCAGAGTTTATCGATGCCCTGATTGCAGGGCTTTCTGGAAAGATTCCCAAAACCTCTTACAATTTCCCTCCAAAGAGAATCCTTGAGCTTGCAAATATCCTTAAAGGGGCAAAGTTCGGGGTAATTTTCGTAGGACGCGGGCTAATCTACTCGATTGATGACCTTGAGCCGCTTTTCAAGCTTATGAAAGTCCTTAACGAAAAAGCCAACTTCCACCTGATCCCAATGGTAAGTAGCTGTAACATAGTGGGCTTTAACGAGAAGCTCTTTGCAGAAACAGGGTATGTAAATAGCGTGAAGTTTGAGGACGGTACTGTAAAACATGGGCCAGAGTATTCAATTGTTGAATCTCTTAAAGCGAAAACAGTGGATGCAGCCCTTATTATTGGCACTGATCCGTTTTCAATCCTTCCCCACTCCATTGTGAAAAACCTGCTTGAGATTCCTGTTATCTCAATAGACCATTGTGAAACCCTTACTTCAAAGCATGCAAAAGTTTACATCAATACCACAATAAGTGGCGTAGAGTCAGGAGGAAGTGCTACACGCATGGATGGGGTTAAAGTCAGTTTTGAACCTGTAATTAAGACAGATCACCCATCTGAGGAAGTAATCCTAAAGAAAATAATGGAGGCACTGTAA
- a CDS encoding (Fe-S)-binding protein, translating to MTNAMELYQLLPKTNCKKCGKTSCMAFAVALMARELTPEDCPPLKEEPKYKENYEKIREIFKPSEEATETGLIVHEDLCFGCGNCVVACPPNVANDPYGVGSGNAPRNANKLVLTVEDGIVRAQNLGECRRFGKNKILCNGCIVTCPVEAIEFV from the coding sequence ATGACAAATGCAATGGAACTCTATCAGCTGCTTCCAAAAACCAACTGCAAAAAGTGCGGAAAAACCTCATGTATGGCTTTTGCAGTAGCCCTTATGGCACGCGAGCTCACACCCGAGGACTGCCCGCCCCTTAAAGAAGAACCAAAATACAAAGAAAACTATGAAAAAATACGTGAAATTTTCAAACCATCCGAAGAAGCAACCGAAACCGGGCTCATTGTGCATGAAGATTTGTGCTTCGGTTGTGGAAATTGCGTGGTTGCCTGCCCTCCTAATGTAGCAAATGATCCTTATGGAGTTGGCTCAGGAAACGCCCCCAGGAATGCTAATAAGCTGGTTCTGACCGTAGAAGACGGCATTGTAAGAGCCCAGAACTTAGGGGAATGTCGCCGCTTCGGAAAAAATAAAATTCTCTGTAATGGCTGTATAGTAACCTGCCCTGTAGAAGCAATTGAGTTTGTGTGA
- a CDS encoding PGF-pre-PGF domain-containing protein — MGSNSVSVIDTSTNTVTATINAGHYPLGVVIAPDGTKAYVANAEGTVSIIDTSINNVIGTVEVGGYPYGIAISPDGKKVYVACDEGSNNGYIYVIDTSTNTVTAAVPVGDTHLGVAVTPNGTKVYVTNYFSDNISIIDTATNNVIGTVNIGDFPVAVAVNPDGKNVYVANTNYPLEGGGRFTGTVSVIDTTTNNVTAVVEVGASPSGIAVNPTGTKVYVANYVSNNISVINTATNNVTASVNLGIRPYGVAVSPDGSKVYVTNQGSNNVSVIDTATNNVIDTVNVGNSPVAFGQFIGEKSVAPVSNFSGNIMQVVPELTEADNGRRVNFKYGEIFYLILREKPGTSYALQLKLSNGLTILSEKSVLINPPAYFEVPGGVMGVDHIWKIKANSEGNKQIKGTYIQPLTRNVAETYTVYLKIGDGGSSGGRGGGGSGGGSTEPARNVDVKELSQVRVVSGNPVKFDFPKNATCVVYVSFDAKKTAGKTTTIAEQLKAKSTLTSNLSSGEVYKYFNLWVGNAGFATEKNIENPVVCFKVEKSWLEDKNIDQNSITLNRYSDKKWSELPIKLLREDSKYLYFTADTPGFTYFAITGKPVENEAGIEMKPETSTAELDQNITTSEIEQSQKPEQGNLTGSHESKEGNLTSMPEFKTLYAIICLFIAYAGRKRKN; from the coding sequence ATGGGCAGCAACAGTGTCTCTGTAATTGACACATCTACAAACACTGTTACCGCTACTATAAATGCAGGACATTATCCATTGGGAGTTGTAATTGCCCCTGATGGAACAAAGGCATATGTGGCTAACGCGGAGGGAACCGTCTCTATAATTGATACATCCATAAACAATGTTATAGGGACGGTGGAAGTAGGAGGTTATCCTTATGGAATTGCAATAAGTCCGGATGGGAAAAAGGTATATGTGGCGTGTGACGAAGGAAGCAATAACGGATATATCTATGTAATTGACACCTCAACCAATACGGTTACAGCCGCTGTGCCTGTAGGAGATACTCATTTAGGAGTTGCAGTGACCCCTAATGGAACAAAGGTATATGTGACAAACTATTTCAGCGACAATATTTCTATAATTGACACTGCAACAAATAATGTTATAGGTACGGTAAATATAGGAGACTTTCCTGTTGCAGTTGCGGTGAATCCTGATGGGAAAAATGTATACGTGGCAAATACAAATTATCCACTCGAGGGAGGTGGAAGATTTACAGGCACCGTTTCTGTAATTGATACAACTACAAACAATGTTACAGCGGTAGTGGAGGTTGGAGCCTCTCCTTCAGGCATTGCGGTCAACCCGACAGGAACAAAAGTATACGTGGCGAACTATGTTAGCAATAACATCAGTGTAATTAACACAGCAACAAACAATGTTACAGCTTCTGTTAATTTAGGAATTCGCCCTTACGGAGTTGCAGTAAGTCCTGATGGATCAAAGGTATATGTAACTAATCAGGGCAGCAACAATGTCTCTGTAATTGATACTGCTACAAACAATGTTATAGATACAGTGAATGTAGGAAACAGTCCTGTAGCTTTTGGGCAATTTATAGGAGAAAAATCAGTAGCTCCGGTTTCAAACTTCAGCGGCAATATTATGCAGGTAGTACCAGAACTGACTGAAGCTGACAATGGGAGAAGAGTAAATTTCAAATATGGAGAGATTTTTTACCTGATTCTTCGGGAGAAACCGGGTACATCCTATGCTTTGCAACTCAAACTGAGCAATGGTCTCACCATTCTAAGTGAAAAATCAGTACTTATAAATCCTCCGGCATATTTTGAAGTTCCCGGAGGCGTTATGGGAGTGGATCATATATGGAAAATAAAAGCTAATTCGGAAGGCAACAAGCAGATTAAAGGAACTTACATACAACCTTTAACGAGAAATGTAGCAGAAACTTATACTGTTTACCTTAAGATAGGCGACGGTGGAAGTAGTGGTGGACGCGGTGGTGGTGGCAGTGGTGGCGGTTCTACTGAACCTGCAAGAAATGTGGATGTAAAGGAACTTTCACAAGTACGCGTTGTAAGCGGAAATCCAGTTAAATTTGATTTCCCGAAGAATGCCACCTGTGTTGTTTATGTGAGTTTTGATGCAAAGAAGACCGCAGGCAAGACCACAACCATTGCCGAGCAGCTCAAAGCAAAATCAACCCTGACTTCAAATCTGTCCTCAGGTGAGGTTTATAAATACTTCAACCTCTGGGTTGGAAATGCAGGTTTCGCAACAGAAAAGAACATTGAGAACCCTGTAGTGTGCTTCAAGGTCGAAAAATCCTGGCTTGAGGATAAGAACATAGACCAGAATTCAATCACGCTTAACAGGTACAGCGATAAAAAATGGTCTGAACTGCCCATAAAGCTGTTGAGAGAAGATAGCAAATATCTGTATTTTACGGCTGATACCCCAGGATTCACTTACTTTGCAATAACAGGGAAACCAGTTGAAAATGAAGCCGGAATTGAAATGAAACCTGAAACCAGCACTGCGGAGCTTGATCAGAATATAACGACATCAGAAATTGAGCAGAGCCAGAAACCTGAACAGGGGAATCTAACAGGCTCACACGAATCTAAAGAGGGGAACCTGACAAGCATGCCGGAATTCAAAACACTATATGCTATAATCTGTCTTTTTATTGCATACGCCGGCAGGAAGAGGAAAAATTAA
- a CDS encoding ferredoxin-thioredoxin reductase catalytic domain-containing protein encodes MTEHNELKEKMYEWTQKYAEKAGYRLNPDKEALDYVLDGLTLKLEKFGKRYCPCRIVTGDEKEDRKIVCPCIYHKEEVERDGSCHCELFFKAN; translated from the coding sequence ATGACTGAACACAATGAATTAAAGGAAAAAATGTATGAATGGACTCAGAAGTATGCGGAGAAAGCAGGTTACAGGCTTAACCCGGATAAAGAAGCTCTTGATTATGTGCTTGACGGGCTTACATTAAAGCTTGAGAAATTCGGAAAGCGCTACTGCCCCTGCAGAATAGTTACGGGAGATGAAAAAGAAGATAGAAAGATCGTATGTCCCTGCATATATCATAAAGAAGAAGTCGAAAGGGATGGAAGCTGCCACTGCGAACTTTTCTTTAAAGCGAATTAA
- a CDS encoding molybdopterin dinucleotide binding domain-containing protein, giving the protein MDFGSFLLAPEIKVKIITYRDIFQDKAMRENRFGEEYKNLSAVIKLDPADLKQLNVKKGDTVILKNEFGRVVVRAEESGYETPHRGIAYMPKSPWSNMLVSDETGGTGVPKFKEISVTVTNAKGEKITELMV; this is encoded by the coding sequence ATGGATTTCGGATCTTTTCTTTTGGCTCCTGAAATAAAAGTTAAAATCATAACTTATCGGGATATCTTTCAGGATAAGGCTATGCGTGAAAACCGTTTTGGGGAAGAGTACAAAAACCTTTCTGCCGTCATAAAGCTGGATCCTGCAGACTTGAAACAGCTGAACGTAAAAAAAGGCGATACTGTCATCCTAAAAAACGAATTTGGACGGGTTGTTGTCAGAGCTGAGGAATCTGGATATGAAACTCCTCACAGGGGCATTGCATATATGCCTAAAAGCCCCTGGTCAAATATGCTTGTTTCGGATGAAACTGGCGGCACAGGAGTTCCGAAGTTTAAAGAAATATCCGTAACCGTTACCAATGCAAAAGGGGAAAAAATAACTGAGCTCATGGTTTAA
- a CDS encoding class I SAM-dependent methyltransferase has product MGSWKIFDRYAEEYDAWYESNEFEYRSELLALRTFLPENLKKLKALEIGAGTGRFSSVLGVGLGLEPSRAMARLAKQRSLEVVLGVAEFLPFKKEKFDLVLIITSLAFFENPDQAFREILRILKPGGQIIAGILDRDSPQGCYIESKSKKGRFFSEAHFFSAEEISEYLTALGFESLETCQTIFKQPEQIKEIETPEKGHGRGWFAVLSARKPL; this is encoded by the coding sequence ATGGGGTCATGGAAGATTTTTGACAGGTATGCAGAGGAATATGACGCCTGGTATGAGAGTAATGAATTCGAATACAGGTCGGAACTGCTTGCCCTGAGAACTTTCCTCCCAGAAAATCTGAAGAAATTGAAAGCACTTGAAATCGGAGCCGGTACAGGCAGGTTCTCTTCAGTTCTGGGGGTCGGACTCGGGCTTGAACCATCAAGGGCTATGGCAAGACTTGCAAAGCAGCGAAGCTTGGAGGTCGTGCTTGGAGTTGCAGAGTTCCTGCCCTTTAAAAAAGAAAAATTTGATCTGGTTTTGATTATTACCTCACTTGCTTTTTTCGAGAATCCTGATCAAGCGTTCAGAGAGATCCTGAGAATTTTGAAGCCAGGTGGACAAATTATAGCCGGAATTCTTGACAGAGACAGCCCACAGGGGTGCTATATCGAATCAAAGAGCAAAAAAGGCAGGTTTTTTTCTGAGGCACACTTCTTTTCGGCAGAAGAGATCTCGGAATATCTTACAGCACTCGGGTTTGAAAGTCTTGAAACCTGCCAGACAATCTTTAAACAGCCTGAACAAATTAAAGAAATTGAGACTCCGGAAAAAGGGCATGGAAGGGGATGGTTTGCAGTACTTTCAGCCAGAAAGCCTCTTTAA
- a CDS encoding universal stress protein: MIATDGSVCSRIAASRGIELARLSGGTVYAVYVVSTEYFSSMAVDFDRERMYEALRKEGCKAVSYINEIGELKNVNVETVLLEGHPADELIRFAEEEKMDIIVMGMIGRTGLDRLILGSVAEKVIRHSKVPVMVVKEKCDS, encoded by the coding sequence ATGATTGCAACTGACGGTTCGGTCTGCTCAAGGATTGCTGCCAGTAGAGGGATAGAACTTGCCAGGTTGAGCGGAGGAACAGTTTACGCGGTTTATGTAGTATCCACAGAGTACTTTTCTTCCATGGCTGTGGATTTTGACCGCGAGCGGATGTATGAAGCTCTGAGAAAGGAGGGATGCAAAGCTGTAAGCTACATAAATGAGATAGGAGAACTGAAAAATGTTAATGTGGAGACCGTCCTGCTTGAAGGTCATCCTGCCGATGAACTGATCAGGTTTGCAGAGGAAGAAAAAATGGATATCATTGTTATGGGCATGATTGGAAGAACAGGTCTTGACAGGCTGATCCTGGGCAGCGTCGCAGAAAAAGTGATACGGCACTCAAAAGTTCCTGTAATGGTCGTAAAAGAGAAATGTGACTCCTGA